A stretch of the Neodiprion lecontei isolate iyNeoLeco1 chromosome 4, iyNeoLeco1.1, whole genome shotgun sequence genome encodes the following:
- the LOC107224972 gene encoding prenylcysteine oxidase isoform X2 produces the protein MKAFLELLGMEERPTSKGMRAGVWNGGEFVIMESNWKIVTMMKLLYRYGIQPFKLYRHVNTILDSFENIYRYQDEGVAYDNVHDLISAMSPEFPKLLQISTAEYLHSLGFSKEIINELVEATLVVNYGQNTDVHSFVGCVSVAGAGADLWSVKGGNKEVPIHLIYRNSKVNLVPSQVKEIRYLLNNDSLPQYEISYNNAGSNNVMKNIYDIVVIATPLTEDQKYEIKFMDFQKIESLQFPGNYQTTVATFIQGDLIPSHFGLDDPIDAILSCDPNKTEINSVGKLFPVNGPIGKDSQVWKVFSKHRLTSRQISSMFSNVGQLREIPWKAYPKYSTAPRLDNFQLHDSLYHVNAIEWAASAMEMSAIGGRNVALLIHKKLTSCCRESSEIDKQKCKYSCEEKTVRRNTQKSDL, from the exons ATGAAAGCTTTCCTTGAATTGCTCG GAATGGAAGAGAGACCTACTTCTAAGGGGATGAGAGCAGGCGTATGGAACGGAGGTGAGTTTGTCATCATGGAGAGCAATTGGAAAATAGTGACTATGATGAAGCTACTTTACAGATATGGCATACAGCCATTTAAGCTCTAcag GCACGTTAATACCATTCTGgatagttttgaaaatatatatcgaTATCAAGATGAAGGAGTTGCATATGACAATGTTCACGATTTGATATCAGCTATGAGTCCAGAATTTCCAAAACTTCTACAAATATCGACAGCAGAATATCTCCACTCCCTAGGATTTTCTAAAGAGATTATCAATGAGCTAGTCGAAGCTACTTTAGTCGTAAATTATGGACAGAACACAGATGTGCACAGCTTTGTGGGTTGCGTGTCTGTTGCTGGTGCAGGAGCTGATCTTTGGTCTGTTAAGGGAGGAAATAAAGAA GTACCTATACATCTTATATACAGAAATAGTAAGGTAAACTTAGTGCCTTCACAAGTTAAGGAAATTCGGTACTTGTTAAATAATGATTCCCTACCTCAGTATGAGATTTCATACAATAACGCAG GTAGCAATaatgtgatgaaaaatatttacgatatAGTCGTTATAGCAACACCATTGACGGAGGatcaaaaatacgaaataaaatttatggattttcaaaaaattgaaagccTGCAATTCCCAGGGAATTATCAAACAACAGTGGCCACATTTATTCAAGGAGATTTAATACCAAGCCACTTTGGTTTGGATGATCCAATAGATGCAATATTAAGTTGCGATCCAAACAAAACTGAAATTAATTCTGTTGGTAAATTATTCCCAGTGAATGGACCAATTGGAAAGGACTCTCAAGTTTGGAAAGTTTTCAGTAAACATCGTCTGACTTCGCGTCAAATTAGTTCCATGTTTTCAAAC GTCGGTCAACTGCGAGAAATACCGTGGAAAGCATATCCGAAATATTCAACAGCTCCACGATTggataattttcaacttcatGATTCGCTATACCACGTTAATGCAATAGAGTGGGCTGCTAGTGCAATGGAGATGAGTGCTATAGGTGGAAGAAATGTGGCATTATTAAtccataaaaaattaacatccTGCTGCCGAGAATCGTCTGAAATCGACAAGCAAAAGTGTAAATACTCGTGTGAAGAGAAGACAGTCCGGCGAAATACACAGAAATCAGACCTGTAA
- the LOC107224973 gene encoding transmembrane protein 98 isoform X2, translating to MSSSVPVGSMAGMETVVAVALGALAAVFLGALLVLLVICRRQRCYHKQKDSHDLNSDLLESENGGALSLDAWEGEEWLVNAERWVDDATGLAPPCIAVLRSCHSLAASLTKIAGTVNSNTVPLEIVDVARRIPPRVDDVVRSLYPPLDARLLEARVAALVLAVTNLALVTKHGIPKSQARKLAFIDQALSDMDLHLLVLREAALAQEAACAIPASTSV from the exons ATGAGTTCTTCGGTACCGGTTGGGAGCATGGCTGGTATGGAGACGGTTGTTGCAGTCGCCCTTGGTGCTCTTGCTGCTGTTTTTCTTGGCGCGCTTCTCGTTTTGTTAGTCATTTGTAGAAGACAACGATGCTATCAT aaaCAGAAGGATTCCCATGATTTGAATTCAGATTTGTTGGAAAGCGAAAATGGTGGAGCTCTGAGTTTGGATGCTTGGGAGGGCGAAGAATGGCTGGTTAATGCTGAGAG GTGGGTTGACGATGCGACTGGTTTGGCTCCACCGTGTATAGCAGTGCTAAGATCATGCCATTCCCTGGCAGCGAGTTTGACCAAAATTGCTGGAACAGTAAACAGCAACACAGTACCTCTTGAAATTGTAGAC GTTGCCAGACGCATACCACCAAGGGTTGATGATGTTGTACGTAGCCTCTACCCACCCCTAGATGCTCGTTTACTGGAAGCAAGAGTAGCAGCTCTAGTTTTAGCAGTCACCAACTTGGCCCTCGTTACGAAACATGGAATACCGAAAAGTCAGGCAAGGAAGTTGGCATTTATCGATCAGGCCCTCAGTGACATGGATTTACATCTCTTAGTTTTACGGGAAGCCGCACTGGCACAGGAAGCAGCTTGTGCCATCCCAGCGTCTACCTCAGT TTGA
- the LOC107224979 gene encoding ATP-binding cassette sub-family F member 2 produces MPSDAKKKQQQKKKDAAKARQTGKKATPQQGKPGDDSKEQSPVSGELQNGSNGTSISAEEALCMKLESDARLNAEARSCTGSLASHPRSRDIKISNFSITFHGCELLQDTMLELNCGRRYGLLGLNGSGKSTLLSVVGNREVPIPDQIDIFHLTREMPASNKTALQCVMEVDEERVRLERLAEELIECDEEDAQEQLMDVYERLDDMNADTAEARAAHILHGLGFSSKMQQTPTKDFSGGWRMRIALARALYVKPHLLLLDEPTNHLDLDACVWLEEELKTYKRILVIISHSQDFLNGICTNIIHVNKKQLKYYGGNYEAFVKTRMELLENQAKQYNWEQDQIAHMKNYIARFGHGSAKLARQAQSKEKTLAKMVAQGLTEKVTSDKVLNFYFPSCGGIPPPVIMVQNVSFRYTDDAPWIYKNLEFGIDLDTRLALVGPNGAGKSTLLKLLYGELVPSSGMIRKNSHLRIARYHQHLHELLDLDLSPLDYMMQAFPDVKEREEMRKIIGRYGLTGRQQVCPIRQLSDGQRCRVVFAWLAWQVPHLLLLDEPTNHLDMETIDALADAINDFDGGMVLVSHDFRLINQVAEEIWVCENGTVTKWQGGILNYKEHLKTKVLKDNQKNQKEFANRGK; encoded by the exons ATGCCGTCCGACGCAAAAAAGAAGcagcaacaaaaaaagaaggatGCAGCTAAGGCTAGGCAGACCGGCAAAAAGGCTACTCCTCAACAGGGAAAGCCTGGAGATGATAGCAAAGAACAGAGCCCTGTAAGTGGAGAGCTGCAAAACGGATCCAATGGAACGAGCATCAGTGCTGAAG AGGCTTTGTGCATGAAGTTGGAATCTGATGCACGCCTCAATGCTGAAGCTCGTTCGTGCACTGGATCACTGGCTTCACATCCTCGTAGTCGTGACATCAAGATATCTAATTTTTCCATAACCTTCCATGGTTGCGAGCTCCTACAGGATACAATGTTGGAGTTGAATTGTGGTCGGCGTTACGGTTTACTGGGTCTAAATGGCTCTGGTAAATCGACCTTGCTCTCCGTTGTCGGTAATCGAGAAGTTCCCATTCCTGATCAAATCGATATCTTTCATTTGACCAGAGAAATGCCCGCTAGTAACAAGACCGCTTTACAATGTGTTATGGAAGTCGATGAGGAACGTGTTAGACTTGAAAGATTGGCAGAGGAATTGATTGAATGTGACGAGGAAGATGCACAG GAACAACTGATGGACGTTTACGAAAGGTTAGATGACATGAATGCAGATACGGCTGAGGCTCGTGCTGCTCACATTCTGCATGGTCTGGGCTTCAGTTCAAAAATGCAGCAAACTCCAACCAAGGACTTTTCTGGAGGTTGGCGCATGAGAATAGCTCTCGCTAG aGCACTTTACGTGAAACCACATCTGCTGCTGCTGGATGAACCTACCAATCATCTCGACCTCGACGCTTGCGTGTGGCTTGAAGAAGAACTAAAAACGTACAAGAGAATTCTTGTCATCATTTCCCACTCTCAAGATTTTCTCAATGGCATTTGCACTAACATCATTCACGTCAATAAAAAACAGCTCAAGTATTACGGTGGTAACTACGAAGCTTTCGTGAAAACCAG AATGGAGTTGCTGGAGAATCAAGCCAAACAGTACAACTGGGAGCAAGATCAAATAGCGCACATGAAGAACTACATTGCTAGATTTGGTCATGGATCAGCAAAGTTGGCCAGGCAAGCACAGTCCAAAGAAAAAACTTTAGCTAAAATGGTTGCCCAAGGTTTAACTGAAAAAGTGACTAGCGATAAGGTTCTCAACTTTTACTTTCCCTCGTGTGGAGGCATTCCACCTCCAGTAATCATGGTGCAGAACGTTAGTTTTCGTTATACTGACGACGCACCATGGATTTACAAGAATTTAGAGTTTGGAATAGATCTTGATACAAGACTTGCTCTGGTTGGGCCTAACGGTGCTGGCAAAAGTACATTACTTAAACTTTTGTATGGAGAA TTGGTGCCCAGTAGCGGCATGATTCGTAAAAACAGCCATCTCCGGATTGCCAGGTACCACCAACACTTACATGAGTTATTGGATCTGGACCTATCACCTCTAGATTACATGATGCAGGCTTTCCCTGACGTCAAAGAACGCGAAGAAATGCGGAAGATAATCGGTCGATACGGATTAACTGGGCGACAGCAG GTATGTCCCATTCGCCAGTTGTCCGATGGACAACGTTGCAGAGTCGTATTCGCTTGGCTCGCCTGGCAAGTTCCGCATCTCCTACTACTTGACGAGCCAACCAATCATCTTGATATGGAAACGATTGATGCTCTGGCAGATGCAATTAACGACTTTGATGGGGGAATGGTCTTAGTGTCCCATGACTTTAGACTAATTAATCAG gTAGCGGAAGAAATTTGGGTGTGTGAAAATGGGACGGTAACAAAATGGCAAGGTGGCATCTTAAATTACAAAGAACACTTGAAGACCAAGGTGTTGAAggataatcagaaaaatcaaaaagaatTTGCTAATAGAGGCAAATAA
- the LOC107224972 gene encoding prenylcysteine oxidase isoform X1 — translation MHWFGVLLFVGLIFVAISLCEDAPRPKIAIVGAGIGGASASHFLTELLDGNLEIDIFEADQIGGRLATVRVNDEEYEAGGSIIHSRNKYMKAFLELLGMEERPTSKGMRAGVWNGGEFVIMESNWKIVTMMKLLYRYGIQPFKLYRHVNTILDSFENIYRYQDEGVAYDNVHDLISAMSPEFPKLLQISTAEYLHSLGFSKEIINELVEATLVVNYGQNTDVHSFVGCVSVAGAGADLWSVKGGNKEVPIHLIYRNSKVNLVPSQVKEIRYLLNNDSLPQYEISYNNAGSNNVMKNIYDIVVIATPLTEDQKYEIKFMDFQKIESLQFPGNYQTTVATFIQGDLIPSHFGLDDPIDAILSCDPNKTEINSVGKLFPVNGPIGKDSQVWKVFSKHRLTSRQISSMFSNVGQLREIPWKAYPKYSTAPRLDNFQLHDSLYHVNAIEWAASAMEMSAIGGRNVALLIHKKLTSCCRESSEIDKQKCKYSCEEKTVRRNTQKSDL, via the exons ATGCACTGGTTTGGAGTTTTGCTGTTTGTCGGATTGATTTTTGTAGCGATAAGCTTGTGTGAAGATGCGCCAAGGCCAAAAATTG CAATTGTTGGCGCAGGGATCGGTGGTGCCTCAGCCTCACATTTCCTCACAGAATTACTTGATGGAAATTtagaaattgatatttttgaagCAGATCAAATCGGTGGTCGTTTGGCTACTGTTAGAGTTAATGATGAAGAATATGAGGCTGGTGGATCCATAATACACTCACGAAATAAGTACATGAAAGCTTTCCTTGAATTGCTCG GAATGGAAGAGAGACCTACTTCTAAGGGGATGAGAGCAGGCGTATGGAACGGAGGTGAGTTTGTCATCATGGAGAGCAATTGGAAAATAGTGACTATGATGAAGCTACTTTACAGATATGGCATACAGCCATTTAAGCTCTAcag GCACGTTAATACCATTCTGgatagttttgaaaatatatatcgaTATCAAGATGAAGGAGTTGCATATGACAATGTTCACGATTTGATATCAGCTATGAGTCCAGAATTTCCAAAACTTCTACAAATATCGACAGCAGAATATCTCCACTCCCTAGGATTTTCTAAAGAGATTATCAATGAGCTAGTCGAAGCTACTTTAGTCGTAAATTATGGACAGAACACAGATGTGCACAGCTTTGTGGGTTGCGTGTCTGTTGCTGGTGCAGGAGCTGATCTTTGGTCTGTTAAGGGAGGAAATAAAGAA GTACCTATACATCTTATATACAGAAATAGTAAGGTAAACTTAGTGCCTTCACAAGTTAAGGAAATTCGGTACTTGTTAAATAATGATTCCCTACCTCAGTATGAGATTTCATACAATAACGCAG GTAGCAATaatgtgatgaaaaatatttacgatatAGTCGTTATAGCAACACCATTGACGGAGGatcaaaaatacgaaataaaatttatggattttcaaaaaattgaaagccTGCAATTCCCAGGGAATTATCAAACAACAGTGGCCACATTTATTCAAGGAGATTTAATACCAAGCCACTTTGGTTTGGATGATCCAATAGATGCAATATTAAGTTGCGATCCAAACAAAACTGAAATTAATTCTGTTGGTAAATTATTCCCAGTGAATGGACCAATTGGAAAGGACTCTCAAGTTTGGAAAGTTTTCAGTAAACATCGTCTGACTTCGCGTCAAATTAGTTCCATGTTTTCAAAC GTCGGTCAACTGCGAGAAATACCGTGGAAAGCATATCCGAAATATTCAACAGCTCCACGATTggataattttcaacttcatGATTCGCTATACCACGTTAATGCAATAGAGTGGGCTGCTAGTGCAATGGAGATGAGTGCTATAGGTGGAAGAAATGTGGCATTATTAAtccataaaaaattaacatccTGCTGCCGAGAATCGTCTGAAATCGACAAGCAAAAGTGTAAATACTCGTGTGAAGAGAAGACAGTCCGGCGAAATACACAGAAATCAGACCTGTAA
- the LOC107224972 gene encoding prenylcysteine oxidase isoform X3 — MEERPTSKGMRAGVWNGGEFVIMESNWKIVTMMKLLYRYGIQPFKLYRHVNTILDSFENIYRYQDEGVAYDNVHDLISAMSPEFPKLLQISTAEYLHSLGFSKEIINELVEATLVVNYGQNTDVHSFVGCVSVAGAGADLWSVKGGNKEVPIHLIYRNSKVNLVPSQVKEIRYLLNNDSLPQYEISYNNAGSNNVMKNIYDIVVIATPLTEDQKYEIKFMDFQKIESLQFPGNYQTTVATFIQGDLIPSHFGLDDPIDAILSCDPNKTEINSVGKLFPVNGPIGKDSQVWKVFSKHRLTSRQISSMFSNVGQLREIPWKAYPKYSTAPRLDNFQLHDSLYHVNAIEWAASAMEMSAIGGRNVALLIHKKLTSCCRESSEIDKQKCKYSCEEKTVRRNTQKSDL, encoded by the exons ATGGAAGAGAGACCTACTTCTAAGGGGATGAGAGCAGGCGTATGGAACGGAGGTGAGTTTGTCATCATGGAGAGCAATTGGAAAATAGTGACTATGATGAAGCTACTTTACAGATATGGCATACAGCCATTTAAGCTCTAcag GCACGTTAATACCATTCTGgatagttttgaaaatatatatcgaTATCAAGATGAAGGAGTTGCATATGACAATGTTCACGATTTGATATCAGCTATGAGTCCAGAATTTCCAAAACTTCTACAAATATCGACAGCAGAATATCTCCACTCCCTAGGATTTTCTAAAGAGATTATCAATGAGCTAGTCGAAGCTACTTTAGTCGTAAATTATGGACAGAACACAGATGTGCACAGCTTTGTGGGTTGCGTGTCTGTTGCTGGTGCAGGAGCTGATCTTTGGTCTGTTAAGGGAGGAAATAAAGAA GTACCTATACATCTTATATACAGAAATAGTAAGGTAAACTTAGTGCCTTCACAAGTTAAGGAAATTCGGTACTTGTTAAATAATGATTCCCTACCTCAGTATGAGATTTCATACAATAACGCAG GTAGCAATaatgtgatgaaaaatatttacgatatAGTCGTTATAGCAACACCATTGACGGAGGatcaaaaatacgaaataaaatttatggattttcaaaaaattgaaagccTGCAATTCCCAGGGAATTATCAAACAACAGTGGCCACATTTATTCAAGGAGATTTAATACCAAGCCACTTTGGTTTGGATGATCCAATAGATGCAATATTAAGTTGCGATCCAAACAAAACTGAAATTAATTCTGTTGGTAAATTATTCCCAGTGAATGGACCAATTGGAAAGGACTCTCAAGTTTGGAAAGTTTTCAGTAAACATCGTCTGACTTCGCGTCAAATTAGTTCCATGTTTTCAAAC GTCGGTCAACTGCGAGAAATACCGTGGAAAGCATATCCGAAATATTCAACAGCTCCACGATTggataattttcaacttcatGATTCGCTATACCACGTTAATGCAATAGAGTGGGCTGCTAGTGCAATGGAGATGAGTGCTATAGGTGGAAGAAATGTGGCATTATTAAtccataaaaaattaacatccTGCTGCCGAGAATCGTCTGAAATCGACAAGCAAAAGTGTAAATACTCGTGTGAAGAGAAGACAGTCCGGCGAAATACACAGAAATCAGACCTGTAA
- the LOC107224973 gene encoding transmembrane protein 98 isoform X1 produces MSSSVPVGSMAGMETVVAVALGALAAVFLGALLVLLVICRRQRCYHKQKDSHDLNSDLLESENGGALSLDAWEGEEWLVNAERWVDDATGLAPPCIAVLRSCHSLAASLTKIAGTVNSNTVPLEIVDVARRIPPRVDDVVRSLYPPLDARLLEARVAALVLAVTNLALVTKHGIPKSQARKLAFIDQALSDMDLHLLVLREAALAQEAACAIPASTSVLK; encoded by the exons ATGAGTTCTTCGGTACCGGTTGGGAGCATGGCTGGTATGGAGACGGTTGTTGCAGTCGCCCTTGGTGCTCTTGCTGCTGTTTTTCTTGGCGCGCTTCTCGTTTTGTTAGTCATTTGTAGAAGACAACGATGCTATCAT aaaCAGAAGGATTCCCATGATTTGAATTCAGATTTGTTGGAAAGCGAAAATGGTGGAGCTCTGAGTTTGGATGCTTGGGAGGGCGAAGAATGGCTGGTTAATGCTGAGAG GTGGGTTGACGATGCGACTGGTTTGGCTCCACCGTGTATAGCAGTGCTAAGATCATGCCATTCCCTGGCAGCGAGTTTGACCAAAATTGCTGGAACAGTAAACAGCAACACAGTACCTCTTGAAATTGTAGAC GTTGCCAGACGCATACCACCAAGGGTTGATGATGTTGTACGTAGCCTCTACCCACCCCTAGATGCTCGTTTACTGGAAGCAAGAGTAGCAGCTCTAGTTTTAGCAGTCACCAACTTGGCCCTCGTTACGAAACATGGAATACCGAAAAGTCAGGCAAGGAAGTTGGCATTTATCGATCAGGCCCTCAGTGACATGGATTTACATCTCTTAGTTTTACGGGAAGCCGCACTGGCACAGGAAGCAGCTTGTGCCATCCCAGCGTCTACCTCAGT ATTAAAATGA